Genomic segment of Helicobacter enhydrae:
GAATATTTTTATGTCAATCGAGGTGTCAAACGAGGCTCGATTTATGAGTTTTATGACGGAATGGATTATCGACAAGAGGGAGGGTATTCTTTCAATACCAATAGGGGAAATTATGATTCCAAAAATAGGCTTTTTGTAGGTGAGGGACCCTTTGAACTGCGTAATAAAGATGGGGTTTTTACAGGTAGCAATCTCTACTACGATGCTAGGACAAAATTTGTGAGTGCTGATAATCCAAAGGGGAATATGTGGCTAGAAAATTAGTATTGGTTTTGATAATGTCAGTATGCCTCAATGCTGTGGAACTCCTAGACATCACGGCGCGCAAAATCACTGCAAGCGAGGAGAAGCATAGCACGATACTCAAAGGTGATGTGGTGGTCAAAAAAGGCAAAGATGTCTTGTATGCTGATGAAGTGGTGATCAAAACAGATTCCAAAAGGAAGCCACAAGAATACAAAGCGATCGGCAATGTGCGTTTCAAAGTCGCTTTGCAAGCACGCGTGATGAAAGGAAAAGCCAAAGTGATTGTTTATAATGCACAAAAAGACGAATACCATTTGAGTGGCGGAGTCGTTGTAGAGGAGGTGGGTAGTCCAAATGTGTTGAGGGGAGAGGAGATCGTGCTAAATTCCAAAACAGGCTATGCCAATGTCGTAGGTGGCGACAAAAGACCTGCAAGGATTATTTTCAGTCTTGAAGACGACAAGAAGAAGGGGAAAAAATGATCAAGCTTAAAGAAGCACATTTTCTATCCTCTGCGTCAAATTTCAGACAGGCTCCTCAAGCAGAATGTGCAGAGATTGTGTGTGTGGGTAGAAGCAATGTGGGCAAATCAAGCTTTATCAATTTATTCACAGGGCAAAAAGGATTAGCCAAAAGCTCCTCAACACCGGGCAAAACACAATTGATCAATTTCTTTAACCTCGTGTTTGAGTGCAATGGTGAGAGGGTGCCACTCAAACTGATTGATTTGCCGGGTTTTGGCTATGCCAAAGTGTCCAAACAAATAAAGGCGAGTTGGGAAAAAAACTTGCTAGATTTTTTGTGTCAGCGTAGGAGTATCAAGCTGTTTTTGCATTTGATTGATTCGCGTCATATAGGGCTAGAAAACGATCGGCGTGTGGAGGAGTTTTTGTCCTCCATTAAGCTTGGAGATCAAAAGATCTTGAAAGTCTATACCAAGGCAGATAAGCTCAAAAATGGAGAGAAAAAACGATTTCTAGCTAGAGGCGAGATCCTCATCTCTACCCTCAAGACAGAACACACAATGCCATTGCAAGAATTGCATTTGAAAATCTTTCAAGATGCTTTAGGGAGAGAATGATGGAGATTTGTTTTGAAAAGCCGACATTGCAAGATGTGCCAGAAATGCTAGAGCTTGTAGAATCAGAAGTGCATAATGGCACTATTTTGTTTCGTAGCTTTGAGGAGATAGCAAATACGATTGATAATTATATAGTGTCGCGTTTGGATGGCAAAATCATCGGTTTTTGTGCATTGCACATTTATTCTGCCACACTTGCAGAAGTCCGAAGCTTGATTGTCGCTCAAGAGTATCGCAAACAGCAGATAGGACGCACAATCCTTGAGTTTATTATCCAAAAAGCAAAAGAGTTCGGGATCGCCGAGCTTTTGGCTTTGAGTTATCATAGGGATTTTTTTCTTGCATTGGGGTTTGAAGTGATACCAAATGAAAAGATTCCCATTGAAAAAATCCAAACAGATTGTATGAAATGCAAACGATTTTCAAAATGCAACGAAATAGCACTGCTCAAAAAGCTATAAGATATTCTTTCTTATTACTTGGCTTTTGTTTTTATACTTATCTGACTGATATTTATGTGTGGTTGCCACCTTTGCTTGGGATTTTGTTTTTGGGTTTTTCACATTCATTGCAAAAATCTGATCTGTGGGCATTGCTGTCTATATGTTTTTGCGTGTTGTTTTGGGGGCTTGACAAAGATTTGCCACTAGGGGTGCCACTAGTTTTTTTCCTTGCA
This window contains:
- the lptA gene encoding lipopolysaccharide transport periplasmic protein LptA, encoding MARKLVLVLIMSVCLNAVELLDITARKITASEEKHSTILKGDVVVKKGKDVLYADEVVIKTDSKRKPQEYKAIGNVRFKVALQARVMKGKAKVIVYNAQKDEYHLSGGVVVEEVGSPNVLRGEEIVLNSKTGYANVVGGDKRPARIIFSLEDDKKKGKK
- the yihA gene encoding ribosome biogenesis GTP-binding protein YihA/YsxC, coding for MIKLKEAHFLSSASNFRQAPQAECAEIVCVGRSNVGKSSFINLFTGQKGLAKSSSTPGKTQLINFFNLVFECNGERVPLKLIDLPGFGYAKVSKQIKASWEKNLLDFLCQRRSIKLFLHLIDSRHIGLENDRRVEEFLSSIKLGDQKILKVYTKADKLKNGEKKRFLARGEILISTLKTEHTMPLQELHLKIFQDALGRE
- a CDS encoding N-acetyltransferase yields the protein MMEICFEKPTLQDVPEMLELVESEVHNGTILFRSFEEIANTIDNYIVSRLDGKIIGFCALHIYSATLAEVRSLIVAQEYRKQQIGRTILEFIIQKAKEFGIAELLALSYHRDFFLALGFEVIPNEKIPIEKIQTDCMKCKRFSKCNEIALLKKL